Part of the Nicotiana tabacum cultivar K326 chromosome 20, ASM71507v2, whole genome shotgun sequence genome, ggatttaagggaccatttgtggtcagattttgggacttttgatatgtgtgaactcatggggagataaggaatctactGATGTAAATTTcatcgaattctgagacgtgggcccgggggtcgggttttggtaatttcgggatttgtgttgtaaattgaatattttcgattgggcttcgttcccttatcatattttgacgtcgtgattctgattttggatagatttgatgcaagttgaggccgattcgaggggcaaaggcgtcgcgggcaaGAGTTTGAAatggattgaggtgagtaatgattgtaaatgttgtcctgagggtataaaacctcggatttgcacatcgttgtgctatattgaggtgacgcacatgctagatgacgagcgtggggtcgtgcactgttggggattgtgacttagttcatcccgaatgattgttttatcGCGTAaatgattgaaaactatttgctatcatcatgtttttggCTGAATGCcttatttgggcctcgtgccaactatttggacccttaggggatttttactaatattttctcaCTGTGTTGACTTTaaacttgaactcagtcatgctatattctactgttttcataactctgccatgtttactctgctttaacacttaaatgatattttaaatgatacgTTGGGCTGAGCATCACATTTTACTGTTGCACAAGTGGCTTGTGAAATTCTGACTGGGTAAGGCCGAGGGCCactgttgtgaggaaacactaattaggattatgaggccgaggggctgagatttgtacgccacgaggtggcttgttgatatgaggccgagagcctatgtgattataccacgagatggtttgatattgcgtttgggccgtaacgggcccctccaggagtttgcacacccccagtgagcgtgggtacccattgtgatatgagatagagcccgaggggctggcattGTTCtatgtgttgcccgaggggctgattctattgGTATTTTACCCAaggggcggttctttatgtgtttaccttttctagttgcctgtcttttacttgcttaactatttaaaaaggcaatttaagaagcttaaactgaactaaagtgactttgcatattttcactgtttcattacttttactggcttttactgcttccttatagcctgtaatgtgctttacgtgattttttattactcagtcttcatttattattattactcactgagttggagtactcactttactccatgcaccacgtgtgcagattcaggcgcttcaggtcccgctagcgagtgttgatccttccagctcAAGCGGATTCGGAGATTCTCTAGGTAGTTGCTGGGGTTCgcagcccagagcttcttcccttatcttattttctttgttttagcTCTGTATTAGGCGATGTAGActcttcagacttgtagtatattgatagatgctcatgactggtgacaccccgatgtcgggctgtgttggttttaatTTCGCAAATTGTACTGTCACtacttattttgggatttatcatgtttaagacttaaTTGTATTATCTTAACTGCTTAAAAGGGAATTGGGAATGTgacgactggccttgtcttcacgagaggcgccatcaccaccgggtccgagtttagggtcgtgacacgaagtgtccttaactttttaacttgtaactctaagttaaggaccaagtgtccttaactatTAAACATGTAAgtcaaagttcaggaccaagtgtccttaacttttcaacttgaaactcaaacttcaagaccaagtgtccttaacttttcaacttgaaactcaaacttcaggaccaagtatccCTAACTTTTTCAAAACAATTTGCAAAACTATGACAGTATGTCCTTAATATACAAAAGAACAAcaaaaaagttaaggacactgtgtccttaactttttcaattcaatttgcaaaatcaggacactatgtccttaatattatgTGCTCAATTTTTATTGAATTATCACAGGACACGATGTCCTTAACCTTATCAAtccagaaattcaaaaaaaaaaatcaaatttctaGCATCAAATTCCTAGTAACgaaataaaaatcaatagaaacacaCGAAAGTATAACTTATTGTAAATTTATGTCGATTTTTGGACGAGAAAGTTGAATTCTATAGTTTGAAATCGGAAGAGAAGCTTCTGCAATTCTATACTTTGAAATTCGACGATCACAGTGAAGTTAGTTACGtgtgctgctgctgctgatcgTTAATAAAAGCGTAGGTATAAGTTatagcagaagggtattttcgtctaGCCATGTATAAGTTTATTAAatcagtggctaaagactaaaaatatttaaaacactgACTTTAAAATAAAGACAGATGCTCTTAGTGGCTATTTGTGCACATCGCTAGACCAAATGGACCTGTATATGGACTATTTGTGGATGAGGCCCAATTCCACAAATAAAATGAAAccttttttgggattttttttaCGTAGATAGTCATTTGGCAGGTGAAATACACAAATAACCCTCAAAGCGAGTAACCCTCAAAGCGAGTGATCTTTAATTTTTAtggcaaaaaatataaagagaaAGATAGTAGTTGCTATTGATGCtaataaaagagaagaagaaagtaaAAAGGAAGAGGAAGGGGGAGAGTTACGTCAAGGATATATTTGAATCTAACTATTAACTGCTGACAAATTTGAATCATTTCTTGTTTTAGTAGGCGGCAAGTTTCGATCgtttttttcctaaaaaaatatgTTTTATTTTGTGATTTCGACTccgatatatatttttaaaatacataTACAAATATTACACATATATACATGCACATTCATACAAATATCTCAAACTATTTTACAAGATGGtaaatgaaaggaaagaaaaagaagaaaaaactgtTTGGCAAGTAGGGTAGAcctcatgacccaaaaatgtacTTGTTTACTGTCAGTTGTATAACATGGAAGCTGTTCAATTTTACTGATCTTTTTTCCACAAGAAAAAAACCAGACTAATAAGTAATAACACCATTCCAAGCATAAACGGAACTCCAACAAAAAAGCCTATTGGAAATTATGCAGAGGCTCTTGTCCCTCAAATTCCTCTCTAAAATCCCCAGAAATCTCTCAAATGCAACCACAAATCCCTCACAAACTTTCCTTTCTCTAACTTCCAAGATAAACCCATATCACCCTTCTCAGCAACAACAATTTTTCTCTGCTTTTTCACACTCTCACACACACTCAATTAGGCTacaaaatgtgaaattttcccaTGGCATTTTCTCAAACCCACTTTTCTCTAAGCAGCTGTTAACAAACAGAATTTTCAGAGGTGATCCGAGCAAGGATTTGGTTAACCGTACAGTTGGGATTCTGCGGACTCAATTTGGAAAAAGAAATTTTCACTCCAATTTCTCATTTGGTTCCTCTCGCCGCGGCTGGTACTCtattatcccccccccccccttttagcagctttaatatatttatcaaattATTTGAGGTTGTCCATTTCATTGCAATACTAAATAAATTGTTACAGAAATCATATACATTACGCTGTATTCATACCCATTTTGTTCTAATGTTATACATTTTTTTAAAAGGCAAAATAGAGGTTCTctagtttttctttttccttttcatttcacagttatctttacACTGACATACAAGTTTTCCTGTTTTGACTAATTAAGTTTATTTGTTTGTTGTTGAGATAGTATAGTGAATAAAGTCTTAGTCTTTACTTTGAGACGGGGGGTTGGTTTTGTGGACTgttatttctcttttcttcttaaaAAACACTACAAACGAAGTTAAATTAAAAGAGGCCAGCCAAATAAAAAAGTTGCTGAAACCTTTTGTCCCAAtcagttattattgtatattatttGAGATCGTTGGGAAGTGGGAACCCATAAGGTTTAAATACTGGATCCGCCTCTGTCTATCGGAAACATCTTCTCTACCTTTCAGGGTAGGGTAAAGCCCGCTTACTCACTaatcctccccagaccctactcgtgggattccactgggttgttgttgtagcAGTTGTTGCCTTTTGTAATTGCACCCTATATATTTTTCAGATTTACACCCTAatctcttcattttttttttgtaaagttCTTTTGCACCATAATGTATGCTCACACTATTTTTTCCTCTAATAAACCATTGAGATTATGTTTACATTTTTTAAATAAACTGGGTCCAGTTTTTTCCTTAGTGATTGTGAGATCAATTTGCACCTCTCCAAGGGGCAAACTGTTCTTGCTAAAAATTTGGTTTCATCTTTATACTTTCATGTTTGTTAGGTACATTTTGTGAGTTAAGAATTCTATTTACCTCCGCTCATCGTGCATTCACAAGGTTTgagcttttcttttccttttttgggtCTCACGTGTATAGTAGGTGGGAAATAATCAACAAACTCAATCTCATGTATGTGAAATTAGGTCTAGAGAAGCACCTAACCCTGTGGCCTAATAGTTAATAAAGTGGGTACAAATATTAGAGATTAGGGTTCAAATCCAAATAGAgaaaaaacactaggtgatttttCCATCTGTCTAAGCCTTAGTGGGCGTAGTTACTCGTCGTCCAGGTGAGCGCAAGCTAGCCCAAACACCATCATTGTCAAAAAGAATAAAAGGTCTAAAgaagtttgaattatatattTTGATTTTGTCCTTCATAGATAGTCACATAAATCTCATAACAGGTGCAACCTAATTTCACTTTTAGATCATAAAATTATGACCTGGCATATCTTCATGTGAAATTTAACCTATTCTCATGTGCAGGCTTAAAACTTTAGGCCAGGTATCATAAACGGGACATACATTAGGCCTACAGTTCACTTAACTCATGATTTTGCAAAAAGCCCTAGAGATTATGggattgatcataataaataaaagaaacaggTGTAAATAATGGAAGGGAGTATGCTTTAAAGCAGCAAGTGCAAAGATCTCTGGGATCTCTGGTTGATTTGAATTTTAAGAATAGCACTGCTGATGATAGAAGTAGAGCTTTAGATGTTTCTTGAGCTTCTGGTGCTGTTATGTACAACAGTAAGATAAATATTGCTctgtgaaaaatttaagaaaaaaaagagctaCTGTACTTTCTTGTCCGTTCGGAAAATCTTGACCCACTTCCTCAAACTGACTAAGGCCtcatttgtatttttaagattaagacgtctgaatctgaatacacatctgaatatcaagatgtgtattaagattaagacatctgaatctgaatacacatctgaatatattaagatgtgtattaagatctgaatactaaataattaagactgtttgatttaTAACAtttgaatgtataaaatttatctttatttaaaaattaataaacataaaattcaaatgaaatgctaactaatctaatattctatcaataaaatatatagttttttaaaatatgatagttgttggtggtgatggctaacgggTGAATGCCGAGTAGaggcggtggttggtggtagttttggttgatgatagtggttcatgctagtagctagtagtgattggtagtggtggcgattatgattgaggatggtggtggtgatagttaataTGGCGGGTGGTGGTAGTAGTTGTGAGTGAGGAAGGTGGTGGGCGGGTGGTGGTAGGTTATAATGATGGGTAGCGCCGGTTGTGGTtattgatggtgatggggtggtcAGTTGTGGTAATTGAGGTGGATGAGTAGTTATTGTGGGTGAGAATGATGGTGATCGGATTGGTGGGATAGTGGGTGGTGATGGTCGATAATggtggcggctatgattgaggatgatggtggcgTGGTGGTAgtggaggtggtggtggtggtggtggtagttgaGTATGGCGGTGGcggcatggtggtagttgataaagGTAGGCGGTGGCGGCAGTTAATTATGAATatgtgatagcatcttaatgaaattaagtctctgttatagatcttaatcatacagacctattcagacccattaagtggttgtgagGTAAAAAaaaacacacttaatgattaagatttgaataattaagattcagactttaaaaacaaacgtatttaatgtctgagatctgaatattaagattcagatctccattaagtgcaaacaaataagGCCTAAAAATATACCCTTCAACCGTTTTAACTAATACTCCTATAAACTAATTTTGCTGATAAAAAAGCTAATATAAAGTAATGTTACTTTATATCTTAAAGTTAATTTGACATAGTCTTCGGGAACTATTGTACTTTTTTCTTTGCACATACAAACTGATTATTTAAATAGTTATTTCCCTATATTAGTAATCTATTCGAACGTTTTACTCTTAGTCTCCAAGGTGGAGGTATGCCATTTTTAATGGGATGAAGTGAGCTGTATTTAATTGACACTGACCTGCAATAACTAATGAGTTGTGACAGCTAGGAGTTCGTAATCGTTTAAACTGTTTCTAACATTTTCAATTTTCTGATGGGAGAAATGGCGACAATCTGCGTAATGTCATTCCATTGCTCTTAGTCAACTTCATACATTTTCTATTTTCTAAGTTATGACATATTTTTGATAAGGAATGTTATGACACCTTTAATGGAATGAATTGATTAGTATTTAGTTGACACTGATATGCAGTGACTAGTGAGTTGTGACAGCTAGGAGTTCGTCATGTTTCACCTGTTTCTTGTATTTCAAAATTATGGCAGGAGAAAAGGCAATGTTTGTGATGCCATTCCCTTGCCTTTAGTCCAACTTCATACGTTTTCTATTTTCTAAGTCATGGGCATTTCCAATTTGTAGGCAATCAGGTTTTGGGAGGTTTTCTAATGATGGAGTGGTGTTAGGAATAATCTTAGCTAATGTAGCTGTGTTTTTGTTATGGCGTGCTGCTGATAATAGGTTCATGATAAGGAACTTCATGGTAAGTCACTAAGATAACTTATCTTTTTGATGCAATTGACAGCTAAGACATTTTTTTCCAACTAGATTAACTTTTTTTTTGTTCTGGTGCTCAGATTTCAGTGGACAATGTTACAAGTGGACGGGTTCACACATTGATAACATCTGCTTTCAGTCACATTGATCCTTGGCATCTTATCTCTAACATGGTTGGATTCTACTTCTTTGGAACAAGTGTAAGGTCACCTGTCTTTCTATTTCTATATCATGTCTAAGCTTTATATCTTCGTAGTAATTCAGTAACCTCATTGAAAATTCTTGATGTTGAAATCTAGCAACTAATGGAATTGTAACTGTTTTTCATTCGGAAGGAAGGGTCTTAAAAATATTTCCTAGCAAGAAACATTGTCTCTGGCATTAATGGATATATGGCCAAGCTCAAACGTATAGTGTTTCAGTAACCTGTCTGAGCACTTGCTGACTTTGGGCTAATGAATGGAAGAGTGATAAACTTGATGCATACTGATCTGATAAAAAATTTCATTACTTTTTTTTCCTCTGAGCAATCTCAGTTTTAAAAGTGATGGTATTTAGGGGGAAAAAGGAATTGACATTAGATAGAACCAAATAACTGAAATGGGTGGGATTGAGTGCTGAGAAGGTTAGTATCCTCCCTTGTGATATTTAAACTTTGAAATGACTTATTTTAGATGGGGTAAATGCATTAGCAAGCTTCTTGAATGACCCGCAGATCTTCATCTTTACTTCTGATTATTTTATACCATTATTCTGCATACAGACTGCAGCCCTTATCTTGGAAAAATGAAAGAGCTACTTTTGTCAGAAATGACGCATTAGATGGTTACACCTTTAGGATCACAGTCAATATTAAGTGAGAAGATAACTAGTGCAGTACTTGTGGAAATGATCCAGCTTTATCTGTCAACTCAGTTAAAGGGACATGGCTTAATGCTAAGCCATTTGGCCCGACGTCACAATTTGTCTTGGTTATTTATACCTTTTTAGTATAAGGGTAATTGATTAATCACTTAATTTATATTAAGCAATTACTTCATTGGCATATTGTAAATTAGGCATTTTCCTTAACAATATGCCATAATAAGTGGTATTAACATATTAGAGAGATGACCAAGAAAATTTGTTATAACCTAAAAGGAAACTCTTGTATTATATGTGCCCACTTCGACATCTCTTTTCACTGACTagtatttttttttccaatttctttCTATTGGCAGATCGGTAGTACTTTTGGGCCTCAGTTTCTTCTGAAGCTGTATCTATCTGGAGCAGTTGTTGGCTCTGTTttttatgtggtatatcatgccTTTATAGCTCCATCACTACAGGTAATCTTGGCGCAGCAACCTTATTATATCTATTTGTTCCCATAGCCAAGAAGTTGATGAAATGTTTTGTAGTTATACCTGTGTATGCTACCTGCCTACTAAATGATGATTAAATCCTCAGTCCAATTGATATTTTTTGGTAATACCCAAGATCAGCCGTATATATGCAAAATTCATGGTTAATATTTTAAAGAAGTCGGTGGTTTAGACTTTATTTCTGAAACATGAAAAGCACAACAAAGTGAAGCCGGAAATTTCAATCATTTAACCTATTAATGGTTCAGAAGAATCCAGGAACAAGAATCCAGGAACCAGGGGGGCAGTTAGAAAGCTACATGAAAAGTGATTAAATATGGTAGTGGGAAAATTAGGATATACTGTACTGGAGTTAGTTGTGGTACTTGTGTACGGGCTTATAGTGTAATTATAGGTTGCTTCTGTTTTTCAGTTGGCTTGCATATGTTTTTGGATTTACTTCACCTTCTCAGTTATGCACACATTCGAGAAAGAAGGATGAGGAAAAGTTAAAGTGGACTGTGCTGCAGGATTTGAGTTGATCActttat contains:
- the LOC107780709 gene encoding RHOMBOID-like protein 12, mitochondrial, translating into MQRLLSLKFLSKIPRNLSNATTNPSQTFLSLTSKINPYHPSQQQQFFSAFSHSHTHSIRLQNVKFSHGIFSNPLFSKQLLTNRIFRGDPSKDLVNRTVGILRTQFGKRNFHSNFSFGSSRRGWQSGFGRFSNDGVVLGIILANVAVFLLWRAADNRFMIRNFMISVDNVTSGRVHTLITSAFSHIDPWHLISNMVGFYFFGTSIGSTFGPQFLLKLYLSGAVVGSVFYVVYHAFIAPSLQGQRRQMLSMHPSQVPGLGASGAVNAVMLLDIFLFPKKTLYLDFIIPVPAILLGIFLIGKDVLRILEGDTRVSGSAHLGGAVAAAIAWTRVRRGRF